One Lutzomyia longipalpis isolate SR_M1_2022 chromosome 4, ASM2433408v1 DNA segment encodes these proteins:
- the LOC129794786 gene encoding uncharacterized protein LOC129794786 — MNRHPEATITPKGESEETGAQVQPPMEQTEESSLLFKELSKYYVQREFSRIFDKANYNRIQEDNVFEIGKNTIIVGVGGIGKTLTMKKLAEDVKKNYPKFSVNCINLVLMSSIFKSFKDKKLTSKHNPAQDGENIDVWNFVVDNLLDLGETEEERRLQKSLLEAHVKEEQPKIVLFLDGFDKISPLYTNQVVQIINGLKEMKVQMFVSSQLQLQEILQNLEFELNYKIEPFSERMQREFLREYWKDYLCKKVSNNEIREADIDRLHVNLYTKKFFKMCQKSVLTDTILSVPLMLNILADIYAEECVKFCIKSGREVKEFLEIDILNVYEKIFKDNCKKYSKKIFINVDDPVIVQAEERNIEKWRQIYMAIAAKKLLKLLYSEENLTDTEGTEIYERGFITGQTVGEYSFIYDTMEEFFAADWFTRKIFPNNGSINVDLFEYLLKKNAPQKEAKSKNKKDDGQKENKLDVPKGVRSFAYRFILKRLKEFRESGNETIPEEDKKRISAFIIEFFHQAWYNQESFQLAAIFDMAKMFCSKEQIQDVLKVKKLLETVPFTSSAQLELSVQIHDYYFDPEATNEVLGQRDLNKIMELTLKNTNYPLFESLYAAMKDRGIYSEDDFVTKTFDLFEKFLLKQDLKDRLFAKDLFWWFFEHCQMKQEEVLRKLNKVFEESIKNNKPKFPERHLAGYLLTSFWDLKIREETEDRNNKEGAEKEFVEGLFKNLKESKNFYRFLYAINCTTREDLLQKSVEAMREYGLDFTCYDGKSVLFHAFSDNNTFLLQNLLKLLHKSEIEAQISANVCGGTSLTQQCTKGNYLCEVILQELVNKFGSDVVGLFFTAKVKETKEVEDNLKIFSTFFRKDMKVDEEILKGLAKRLCESCNDRNQLLSIAEKVSSPEALIYIQNFLKMR, encoded by the exons atgaatcgACACCCA gaaGCAACAATAACACCTAAAGGTGAGTCAGAAGAAACCGGAGCACAGGTACAACCGCCGATGGAACAAACAGAAGAATCTTCACTACTTTTTAAGGAATTATCCAAATACTACGTccagagagaattttctcgaATCTTCGACAAAGCCAATTACAATAGAATACAAGAAGATAATGTTTTTGAAATAGGAAAGAATACCATAATTGTTGGAGTAGGTGGTATTGGAAAGACCTTAACAATGAAGAAATTAGCTGAAGATGTAAAGAAGAATTATCCAAAATTCTCCGTCAATTGCATTAACTTGGTATTGATGAGTTCAATATTTAAGTCCTTTAAggacaaaaaattaacatctAAGCACAATCCTGCACAAGATGGCGAAAATATCGATGTTTGGAACTTTGTCGTTGATAATCTTCTTGATCTGGGAGAGACTGAGGAGGAACGGAGGCTCCAGAAGAGCCTCCTTGAAGCCCACGTCAAGGAAGAACAACCCAAAATTGTCCTCTTCCTCGATGGCTTCGACAAGATCTCACCACTTTACACAAATCAAGTTGTTCAGATCATCAACGGCCTGAAGGAGATGAAGGTCCAAATGTTCGTCTCAAGTCAACTTCAACTCCAAGAGATTCTGCAGAATTTGGAATTTGA aTTAAACTACAAGATTGAGCCATTCAGTGAGAGGATGCAACGAGAGTTCCTACGAGAGTACTGGAAGGACTATTTGTGCAAAAAGGTATCAAACAACGAAATAAGAGAAGCTGATATTGATCGACTTCACGTTAATCTCTacacaaagaaattcttcaagatGTGTCAAAAATCAGTGTTAACGGACACAATTCTAAGTGTTCCGTTGATGCTGAACATCCTGGCGGACATTTATGCAGAGGAGTGCGTGAAGTTTTGCATAAAGTCCGGCAGAGAAGTGAAGGAATTCCTCGAGATCGACATCCTCAATGTCTACGAGAAGATCTTCAAGGATAACTGCAAGAAGtattccaaaaaaatcttcatcaatGTTGACGATCCTGTCATTGTTCAGGctgaagaaagaaatattgaaaagtgGCGCCAAATTTACATGGCCATTGCAGCTAAGAAGCTGCTCAAACTCCTCTACAgcgaagaaaatttaacagaCACAGAAGGAACTGAAATCTATGAAAGAGGCTTCATCACAGGACAGACCGTAGGCGAATACAGCTTCATATATGACACGATGGAAGAATTCTTTGCTGCTGATTGGTTTACAAGGAAGATCTTTCCTAACAATGGAAGCATAAATGTTGATCTGTTCGAGTATCTGCTAAAGAAAAATGCTCCACAAAAGGAGGCAAAGagcaagaataaaaaagatgaTGGACAGAAGGAAAATAAACTGGACGTTCCTAAAGGCGTTCGAAGCTTTGCCTACAGATTCATCCTGAAAAGATTGAAGGAGTTCCGAGAATCTGGCAACGAAACAATCCCAGAAGAGGATAAGAAGAGAATATCGGCCTTTATTATTGAATTCTTCCATCAGGCGTGGTACAATCAAGAATCTTTCCAACTTGCCGCCATCTTCGACATGGCCAAGATGTTCTGCTCAAAGGAGCAAATTCAGGATGTTCTCAAAGTTAAGAAACTCCTTGAAACTGTTCCATTCACCTCGTCAGCTCAATTGGAGCTTTCTGTTCAAATCCACGATTACTACTTTGATCCTGAGGCTACCAACGAAGTTCTCGGACAAAGAGATTTGAACAAAATCATGGAGCTAACTCTCAAGAACACCAACTATCCGCTTTTTGAAAGTCTCTACGCTGCAATGAAGGACCGCGGGATTTACTCTGAAGATGATTTTGTTACGaaaacttttgatttatttgaaaagttcctCCTGAAGCAGGATCTGAAGGATAGGCTGTTTGCCAAAGATCTCTTTTGGTGGTTCTTTGAACACTGTCAGATGAAACAAGAAGAAGTCTTGAGGAAACTGAATAAAGTCTTCGAAGAAAGTATTAAGAACAATAAGCCTAAATTCCCAGAACGTCATCTAGCTGGTTATCTTCTTACCTCCTTCTGGGACCTCAAGATCAGAGAAGAGACAGAAGACAGAAACAACAAAGAAGGAGCTGAAAAAGAGTTCGTTGAAGGACTTTTTAAGAATCTGAAGGAATCCAAGAATTTCTACAGATTCCTCTACGCCATCAACTGCACAACGAGGGAAGATCTTCTGCAGAAATCCGTTGAAGCAATGCGAGAATACGGCTTGGACTTTACCTGTTACGATGGGAAATCCGTTCTGTTCCACGCTTTTAGTGACAACAACACTTTTCTGTTGCAGAATCTTCTGAAGCTTTTACACAAATCTGAAATTGAGGCTCAAATCAGTGCAAATGTCTGCGGAGGGACATCCTTGACGCAACAGTGCACGAAAGGAAACTACCTCTGTGAGGTCATCCTGCAGGAACTTGTCAATAAATTCGGATCAGACGTCGTTGGACTATTCTTCACGGCAAAAGTTAAGGAGACAAAAGAAGTTGAAGACAACCTCAAAATCTTCTCGACCTTCTTCAGGAAAGACATGAAGGTGGATGAAGAAATCCTCAAAGGACTCGCAAAACGTCTCTGTGAAAGCTGCAACGACAGAAATCAGCTTCTCTCCATTGCTGAGAAAGTTTCTAGTCCTGAAGCTTTAATTtacattcaaaattttctcaagatgAGATAG
- the LOC129794788 gene encoding uncharacterized protein LOC129794788, translating into MSYNSQTSWRAPSVSSVEEAEEQPRKALLAEGTAHISKSTADHGFEYQRELMLYFCLKFNKMENCEWICAIEVVEFDKIDDIVMEFTLNGENHSYLMQAKHVLSDQKVVTLEHLLETNRQEIKNNNLKKNFALINYSEAVKKVNWPEDRIVKFFLLTNYQVDYMTTEFEGKESKSNKKKDENDKNESKKVISYKVKAPEIVDGETEEIAKLFTDIKVKDSTKFTKFPQSIELIDKTKIDDEIFLDNFTLISGLENLTNLITINNQMLEESFMSKNCITMRNAIFKAMETRKVKVVSDDPTSKEQFKEIRDPITREKFNRIILNSVIEVDLPIYTNDFLSQLPKWLDISGKSFKKLSNGVKKIYTKGNAKLVAFMLYREIMQQQSESNAHPPYCIPYSKLNAIYKKALMTSERKVVVYVDSKDANEDFRKYKNAIFVIQTNVESTPNMICTFEDLTKDAQEGLKRTFVKFQGFDVKIKDLTDDKVFLTEILQEVCNANKMLEFGTKLPLDQLPKYYINRQFTLNDTVVYNKDPINEEDVFEQGQNTIIQGLGGIGKSTAMIKLAEEVKKSNPNFFVYFGDLKTYSKIFSYAQSGNINIIGPNDAQMPNSKNIDAWQFVLDYFIGFYEKEKKSEQSPAGMHLGETEREQKLQKSLLEVYLKEENPKIILFLDGFDEISPLYTAQVIQIINGLKQRKVQMFVSSQSHLKKIMKELKFEGNYTLEPYTKHMQSDFLRLYWTNYLEEKQLNDALMEKVDRNNINVYTKKFFKMCYRSMLTNITPSIPLMLNILADIYKDECIEFCMKTHRGKSKEKNGRRKPIDFLEVNVLTVYERMFQDNCRKFNMKRKIDESLVYFAQTEEETIEEWRQRYMSIAIEDLDGDIWKQEQGALVKKDWSEVYGRGFITGETTNDYTFIYDTFKEYFAADWFTRQIFPPDGTLNINLLKHLLKRNDSSSKKNCRKNAENDWDEETNDKNGFPRGIKSFVYRLILKKFTELKENKDLAMSPQEKAQVSEFILGFFQYAWFNREHSQLETTFEFAKTFCTEEAVQKLCKDKNLLQTVPFTSPAQLKLSIEIYDHYFGPDTTNAILKTLKCEKIINSIIKETHFPLYKKYVKKMIKREIFKMEHFIPETYKIFQTYLKKQKVQGWMFVRDVFLWYFPQINETAENIWGEMKDILREEKFQRRHYLGHKMAAFWECNGYRDDFIGESFLVAKEFDHPKNLYRYLYAVNSITREDILVKIIEVMHRKCCNFISKGKNSVLFDAFDDKNSYLIKKLLILLTKAEIEAQISANVCGGTSLTQQCTKGNYLCEVILQELVNKFGSDVVGLFFTAKVKETKEVEDNIKIFSTFFRKDMKVDEEILKGLAKRLCESCNDRNQLLSIAEKVSSPEALIYIQNL; encoded by the exons ATGAGTTACAAT agTCAAACATCATGGCGTGCACCATCAGTAAGTAGTGTGGAAGAAGCCGAAGAACAACCACGTAAAGCTCTCTTAGCAGAAGGTACTGCACACATATCGAAATCAACGGCTGATCATGGATTTGAATATCAGAGAGAACTTATGCTCTATTTTTgcttgaaattcaataaaatggaaaattgcgaATGGATTTGTGCCATTGAAGTCGTTGAATTTGACAAAATTGATGATATTGTCATGGAATTCACATTAAATGGTGAAAATCATTCCTATTTGATGCAAGCAAAGCACGTTCTGAGTGACCAAAAGGTTGTAACGCTGGAGCACTTACTTGAGACTAATAGGCAAGAGATCAAAAATAACAATctcaagaagaattttgccCTCATCAATTATTCTGAGGctgtaaaaaaagtcaattggCCAGAAGATCGCATAGTTAAATTCTTCTTGCTCACCAACTACCAAGTGGATTACATGACGACGGAGTTTGAGGGTAAAGAGAGCAaaagtaataagaaaaaagatgaGAACGACAAGAATGAAAGTAAGAAGGTAATTTCTTACAAAGTGAAAGCTCCTGAAATTGTTGATGGGGAAACTGAAGAAATAGCCAAGCTTTTCACTGATATTAAAGTCAAGGATTCGacgaaattcacaaaattccccCAAAGTATCGAATTGATTGATAAAACGAAAATTGatgatgaaatttttcttgataatttcACATTAATATCTGGATtggaaaatctcacaaatcTCATTACAATCAACAATCAAATGCTTGAAGAGAGTTTTATGAGTAAAAATTGCATAACAATGCGTAATGCCATCTTCAAAGCAATGGAAACGAGAAAAGTAAAAGTTGTATCAGACGATCCCACCTCTAAGGAACAATTCAAAGAAATACGTGATCCAATAACACGTGAGAAATTCAACAGAATCATTCTGAATTCTGTTATTGAGGTTGATCTTCCAATTTATACGAATGATTTCCTGAGTCAACTCCCAAAATGGTTAGATATATCCgggaaaagtttcaaaaaactcTCTAAT GgcgtgaaaaaaatctatacaAAAGGAAATGCCAAACTCGTTGCATTTATGCTCTACAGAGAAATTATGCAACAGCAAAGTGAATCAAATGCTCATCCACCCTACTGTATTCCCTATTCGAAGCTCAATGCTATATACAAAAAAGCCCTCATGACGTCAGAAAGGAAAGTTGTTGTCTATGTTGATAGCAAGGACGCCAATGAAGACtttagaaaatacaaaaatgcaatttttgtcATTCAAACGAACGTGGAATCAACTCCAAACATGATTTGCACCTTTGAAGATCTCACGAAGGATGCACAAGAAGGATTGAAGAGGacatttgtaaaatttcaggGATTTGACGTTAAAATTAAGGACTTAACTGAtgataaagtatttttgacGGAGATCCTGCAAGAAGTTTGCAATGCAAATAAGATGTTGGAGTTTGGCACAAAATTGCCACTTGATCAATTACCAAAATACTACATAAATCGTCAATTTACATTGAATGACACAGTAGTTTACAATAAGGATCCAATAAATGAGGAAGATGTCTTTGAACAAGGACAAAATACCATCATTCAAGGACTCGGTGGCATTGGGAAGTCAACAGCAATGATAAAGCTCGCTGAGGAAGTTAAGAAGTCCAATCCGAATTTCTTCGTGTACTTTGGTGACTTGAAGACCTACAGCAAGATTTTCAGCTATGCTCAAAGTGggaatataaatattattggTCCAAATGATGCACAAATGCCAAATAGCAAAAATATCGATGCATGGCAATTTGTTTTGGACTATTTCATTGGATTttatgaaaaggaaaagaaaagcgaGCAATCGCCAGCTGGAATGCATCTGGGAGAGACTGAGAGGGAACAAAAACTTCAAAAGAGTCTACTTGAAGTCTATCTCAAGGAAGAAAACCccaaaattattctctttctcGACGGTTTCGATGAGATCTCCCCACTGTACACTGCCCAAGTCATTCAGATTATCAACGGCTTGAAGCAGAGAAAGGTGCAAATGTTTGTCTCAAGTCAATCTCACCTGAAGAAGATAatgaaagaattgaaatttga agGTAACTACACACTCGAACCCTATACTAAACACATGCAGAGTGATTTTCTTCGGCTCTACTGGACAAATTACCTTGAGGAAAAGCAGCTAAATGATGCATTGATGGAAAAAGTCGATAGGAATAACATAAATGTTTatacaaagaaattctttaagatgTGCTACAGATCAATGCTGACCAATATCACCCCGAGTATTCCGCTCATGTTGAATATTCTCGCGGATATTTACAAAGATGAATGCATTGAGTTTTGCATGAAGACCCATAGGGGGAAatcgaaggaaaaaaatggaagaagaaaacCCATTGACTTCTTGGAGGTGAATGTTCTTACGGTGTATGAACGTATGTTCCAAGATAACTGCcgaaaattcaatatgaagcgaaaaattgatgaaagtcTCGTCTATTTTGCCCAAACTGAAGAAGAGACCATTGAGGAGTGGCGTCAACGCTACATGAGCATTGCAATTGAAGATCTCGATGGGGACATTTGGAAGCAAGAACAAGGAGCGCTTGTAAAGAAAGATTGGTCAGAAGTTTATGGAAGAGGTTTCATTACAGGTGAAACAACGAATGATTATACCTTCATCTACGACACCTTCAAGGAATATTTTGCAGCTGATTGGTTTACAAGACAAATTTTCCCACCTGATGGAACACTCAACATTAATTTACTGAAACACCTCCTGAAGAGGAATGATAGTTCAAGCAAGAAAAATTGCCGGAAAAATGCTGAGAATGACTGGGACGAAGAGACAAATGATAAGAATGGATTTCCAAGAGGAATAAAGAGTTTCGTCTATCGACTTATACTAAAAAAGTTCACTgaactaaaggaaaataagGATCTAGCTATGAGTCCACAGGAGAAAGCTCAAGTATCTGAATTTATTCTTGGATTCTTCCAGTACGCCTGGTTTAATCGAGAACATTCCCAACTTGAAACAACATTCGAATTTGCTAAGACATTCTGTACCGAGGAAGCAGTACAAAAACTCTGtaaag ATAAAAATCTGCTCCAAACGGTTCCATTCACATCCCCGGCACAACTTAAGCTctccattgaaatttatgatCACTACTTTGGACCAGACACAACCAATGCCATACTCAAAACACttaaatgtgagaaaatcatcaattcaATCATTAAGGAAACTCACTTTCCTCTATACAAGAAATAcgtgaaaaaaatgataaaacgagaaattttcaaaatggagCATTTCATTCCGGAAacatacaaaattttccaaacataCCTGAAAAAGCAGAAAGTTCAGGGATGGATGTTTGTTCGTGATGTATTTTTGTGgtattttccacaaataaatGAAACAGCGGAAAATATTTGGGGAGAAATGAAGGATATCCTTAGGgaggaaaaattccaaagacGCCACTATCTTGgtcacaaaatggcggctttttgggAATGCAATGGCTACAGAGATGACTTCATTGGAGAAAGCTTCCTGGTGGCAAAAGAGTTTGATCATCCCAAAAATCTTTATAGATATTTGTACGCAGTCAATTCAATTACACGAGAAGACATCTTGgtgaagataattgaggttaTGCATCGAAAATGCTGCAACTTCATTAGTAAGGGCAAAAACTCGGTGCTGTTTGATGCCTTTGATGACAAGAACAGCTacctcattaaaaaattacttattttGCTCACGAAAGCTGAAATTGAGGCTCAAATCAGTGCAAATGTCTGCGGAGGGACATCCTTGACGCAACAGTGCACGAAAGGAAACTACCTCTGTGAGGTCATCCTGCAGGAACTTGTGAATAAATTCGGATCAGACGTCGTTGGACTATTCTTCACGGCAAAAGTTAAGGAGACAAAAGAAGTTGAAGACAACATCAAAATCTTCTCGACCTTCTTCAGGAAAGACATGAAGGTGGATGAAGAAATCCTCAAAGGACTCGCAAAACGTCTCTGTGAAAGCTGCAACGACAGAAATCAGCTTCTCTCCATTGCTGAGAAAGTTTCTAGTCCTGAAGCTTTAATTTACattcaaaatttgtaa